One Synergistaceae bacterium genomic window, ACGACAAGCAGTGACGCCACGCACAACCCTGCACACAACTTCGATACTTTTTTCATATTGCAAACTCCACCCTTCTTTATATAATTGTAAATTCCGCGTTTATCATGAAATAACTTGCATCTGTTTATATCTGTTTCTATCTGAATGAAGCGACGTATCAATATAGCACAAAAACAGCATAAAAATGTGTCCTGTTAAAACATGCGGGGAGGAAAGGGGTAGGCTCGTTTGCTGTGAGAGAGCCCCAGCCGGACCATCTGACAGGCGGCGCTCACTCCGGCGAAGGCGGGATCGACCACCGGCGCGCCGATGACGCGGGACAGCCCCTCTCCTTTGCCCGCAAGGCTCAGGCAGCCCAGAATCACCACGTCGGCGCCGTCCTCCTTCACGCAGGACAGAGCGGTTTTTTCCAGATACTGCAAAATCTCGTCGGAATGTCCGTCCTCAGGGGCAAAAATTTTGTCCAGACCCCGGACGGAGGCGATTCTTCCCTCGTCGAGGCCGCAGGATCGAAGGAACGCCCGCTTTTCGGAGACCCGGGCTGAGGTCAGGGTGACGATGGAAAGACGATAGCCCAGAGACGCGGCCAGAAGGATCGCCGCCTGCGCGCTGCCCACCGCCGGAATGGTCAGCTGCTCCCGGCACGCGGCCAGCGCCGGGTCGCTGAAGCAATACAGAACCACGGCGTCGAAGCCCTCTTTTTCCGCCCGCAGGGCGATGTCCAGAATTTCCGGCGAGGCCAGGGCCACGTCCCGAAGCGAGTCGATGACGACCTTTGTTCGGGTCAGGCATTCCATGTGAAGAACCGTCCCCGGCTCGCAGACCCTGGCCAGCATTTTTTCCCGCGCCCGCAGGTCTTCCGCCGACATTCCGTAATCCGGATTGATCAGTTTGATCTTCATGAATGTTCGTGCTCTTCTTTTCGTGCTCTTCCCGTGTATGACGGTTTAAAGAGGATCTCTCGCCAGAGCCGCCGTCATGCAGTGGAGGGCTCCGAAGCCTTTTCTCAGTTCGTCGATCTCCACCTCCAGGACCTCGACGCCGTTCTGTTCGAGGAAGGCTTTGGTTTGGGCGTTGCCCTTCGGAGCGAGGATCCGCCCCGGTTCCAGCGCCACAAAGTTGACGGCGGAGCCGTTTTTCACCTCTTCCAGGGAGGGGGCCTCAAGTATTTTGAATCCTCTGTGTTTCAGGGCGTCAACGATGTCGTAGGGAACCTGCCAGGGGAAAATCAGAACCTTTTTTCGGTCCACCGGGTTCATCAGGCCGTCCAGATGGGCGTGTCCCCAGGGAATCTGAAAACGCAGAATGTTCACGACTCCCATGCCCCGCAGAACTTCCTCCACCTGACGGACGCCTTCCTCGTTGCTGCGAACGCCGGTTCCGAGGATGATGGTCTCTCTGTCGATCCACATTCCGCAGGCCCCTTCGAAAACTCCCTTTCCCGAAATCGTGCGGACGATGGGACAGCCGATCTTCGCAATGGCGGCGGAGATGGCCCGTTCTTCGCCTCTGCGGAACGCCGTGGCCTGACGGCAGAGGATGGCCCCTTCCGGAGTTCCCAGCACGTTGTCTCGCATGAAGAGGGCGTTGGGTCGGTCTTCACGCTGATCTTCCACGTAGAAGACGTCGGCCCCGCAGGATCGATAGGCCTCGGCCATGGCGTCGTGCTGATCCCGCGCCCTGGCCGGATCCATCACGGCTTTCCAGCGCCAGTCCGCGGGATTTTTGACGATTTCTATCTCTTTGCCGGGACGCCGCAGCAGAACGACCCGCAGTTTCCCCACCTCGGACGTGACGCTCCATTTGCGTCCCCACACGGAAACGAGGTTGTCCTCGAATGTGGAAGAATCCGCAAACCACTGTTCACCGTAATCATCTATTTTTTGCGTCAGCGAGTCCCTGATTTCGAGCATACGATCATCCCCTGAATGGCAGTATGGTATAACACAATTATTCAGATGTTACCACAA contains:
- a CDS encoding aspartate/glutamate racemase family protein, giving the protein MKIKLINPDYGMSAEDLRAREKMLARVCEPGTVLHMECLTRTKVVIDSLRDVALASPEILDIALRAEKEGFDAVVLYCFSDPALAACREQLTIPAVGSAQAAILLAASLGYRLSIVTLTSARVSEKRAFLRSCGLDEGRIASVRGLDKIFAPEDGHSDEILQYLEKTALSCVKEDGADVVILGCLSLAGKGEGLSRVIGAPVVDPAFAGVSAACQMVRLGLSHSKRAYPFPPRMF
- a CDS encoding amidinotransferase, which translates into the protein MLEIRDSLTQKIDDYGEQWFADSSTFEDNLVSVWGRKWSVTSEVGKLRVVLLRRPGKEIEIVKNPADWRWKAVMDPARARDQHDAMAEAYRSCGADVFYVEDQREDRPNALFMRDNVLGTPEGAILCRQATAFRRGEERAISAAIAKIGCPIVRTISGKGVFEGACGMWIDRETIILGTGVRSNEEGVRQVEEVLRGMGVVNILRFQIPWGHAHLDGLMNPVDRKKVLIFPWQVPYDIVDALKHRGFKILEAPSLEEVKNGSAVNFVALEPGRILAPKGNAQTKAFLEQNGVEVLEVEIDELRKGFGALHCMTAALARDPL